In Gallaecimonas xiamenensis 3-C-1, the genomic window AACATGCGCCAGGCCGAAAAAAACAGGAAGACGGCAAAGAAGCGTTTTAGCCAGAGGCCACTCATCAAGGACGCTACCTGGGCACCCAATAGGCCGCCGATGATCATCCCCATCACCAGCCAGCGAGCCTGTTGCCAGGGCACTGAGCTGCGGCGCTGATGGGCCATAACGGAGGATGTACCTGTTACGCAGATAGTGGCAAGGGAAGTGGCCAGGGCCATGGGCATCACCAGCTGGTGCTCTATCCCCATTTGCGGCAATAACCAGGCCAGGGTAGGTACTATAATGAGGCCGCCGCCTATGCCCAGCAGGCCAGACAGTACACCGGCCAAGGCACCCAGCACCAGGCAGACCCCTACAACTAACAGCACCGGCAACTCCAGCCTTTTCCCAAAACGCCCATGGTACCTTAGCGCCCCGCCCTTAACCAATGACCAAAGCCGGCACTGCTCAGGGGTTGGTGCAGTTGCCAGCTAAGTTCGTCGGCGTCCTTGCTGTCGAGTATGGCCGCCTTGAGGTCGTCTAATTCCCCCAAAGACAGGCGCTTAAGCAGGTGTTTGGCACGGGCCACCTGGCTTGCGTTCATGGACAGCTGCCGATACCCGAGGGCCAGCAGCAAGGTAATGCCCATCACTTCACCGGCCAGCTCGCCACAGACCGACACCGGCAGGCCCAGCTCACCGCACTGGCGCTGGATCTGGGCCAGGGCCTGCACCACGGCAGGATGAAAGGGTGAGAAGAGATCCGCTACCCTGGGGTTGTTGCGATCTACTGCCAACAGATATTGGGTCAGGTCATTGCTGCCCACCGACACAAACTGCACCCGCCCGGCCAGGGCCGGCAACAGGTAGAGAGCGGCCGGCACTTCCACCATCACCCCCACCTGTGGCAAGGGAAAATCCCCCAGGCTGTCGCACAGTTCGAAATGGGCCTGGCGCAGCAGCCGTATGGCTTCATCCACCTCCGAAATAGAGGAGATCATCGGCAGCAGGATCTGCAGATTGCCCTGCTGCTGATGGGCCCTGAGCATGGCCTTGAGCTGGATGAGGAAGATATCCGGTTGGTCCAACGTGATGCGGATCCCCCGCCAACCCAGGAAAGGATTGTCTTCTTTAATAGGCAGGTAAGGCAGGGGTTTATCGCCCCCCACGTCCAGGGTGCGCAGCGTCACCGGCAAGCCTGGGTAACGGGACAAAACGTGGGAGTAAAGCCGGAACTGTTCTTCTTCCCCCGGAAATCGGTTGGCCAACATGAAGGGCACTTCGGTTCGGTACAGGCCAACCCCATCTGCCCCCTGCCCTGCCGCCACATCGGTGTCCGCCGACAAACCTGCATTGATATAGAGTTTGATCCGTTGGCCGTCCAGGGTCAGGGCCGGACCCTTGGCGCTTTCCAGTATGTCTTTGGAAATACTGGCTTCTTCCTGAATAAGCCGCTGGTATTCCCGCTCCAAAGCCGGTTCTGGATCGATAAAGCAGCGGCCGGTATAGCCGTCGATAATGATGCGTCTACCGGGCAAGGCCGACAGGGGCAACGAGCTGACCCCCAGCACCGCCGGTATGCCAAGGGCGCGGGCCAGGATGGCGGCATGGGAGTGGCCCGAGCCGCGCCGGGACACGATGCCCTTGAGCTGCTCCTTGGGCACTTCGGCAATCATGGTGGCACTGACTTCGTCGGCCACCAGAATAAGATCACCCTCAGGCTGAGCCTTGGTCAATTGGCTGGCCGACAGGGCCTGGAGCAGGCGCAGGCCAACGTCTTTGAGATCAGTGGCCCGCTCCCTGAGATAGCTGTCTTCCATGGCACTGAACTTGTCGACGGTTTCGTCTATCACCGCCTTAAGGGCCCACTCGGCACTCAAGCCTTTACGGATCAAGGCCCTGACCGGGTCCCCAAGGCTGGCAGGCGCCAACAGCTGCACATAGAGTTCGAAAATGCCTTGGGTCTGGCTGGGCAGATCCAGTCGCTTGGCCAGGTCCCGCAAGGTTTTCTGGGTGCTGCCCACGGCATCGTCAAAGCGCTTGAGTTCCAGGGCCTGGTCGGCTTCGGTCACCTCTGCCAGATCTTCAAAGGTAAGGCTGGGGATCTTGACCAGGCAGGTACCCATACCAATACCCGGCGCCCCGGCTTGGCCCATGGCCGAGCGCTTCCAGCCGGTCTGAGCTCGCAGCAGGCGGGTGCGTTCCTCCACATTGGCCAGGGCCGGTGCCAGTTGGTTGGCCAAGGTCACCAGACAGGCCTCTTCCTCGCTGTCGAAGATGCGGGCGTCGCGCTGCTGGATAGTCAACACCCCCAGCACCCGCCGCCGAAAGATAATGGGCACTCCAAGGAAAGACTGGAAGACTTCCTCATTGAGTTCTTCTATGAGTTTAAAGGCGGGATGATGCTGGGCATCGGCCAGGTTGATGGGCTCTTCCTTGGATGCCACCAAGCCCACCAGCCCTTCTTGGTAAGAGAGCGTGCAAACAGTGCCAGGAGGCAGGGTCAGGCCCTGGGTAGCCACCAATTGCAACAGGCCGGCATCGGCGTCGGCCAGGTAAATGGAACACACTTCGGTGTTCATCAGCTCGCAAATAGCCCCCACCAGCCAAGCCACCGCCTGGTCCAGTGACCCGGCGCTGTTGACCTGTTGGACGATACGTTGGAGCTGCGTCAGCATAGGCGGGAACTCCGCAAGGCTTGGCAATAGGAATGCCTTGGCGGTCGCCACAAGTCAAGGGAAGGTCGCCGCCACAAGCGGCAAAAAAGAGCAGGTACCGGGACTGTGTAGGTCTCAGCACCCATAGGCTCAGGCCCTCTTCCTGTCTTGCCGGCCAAAGGGCATGGCCAGGGAGGAGAACTCCTTCATGACCCGCCGATAGACATCCCGCTTAAAGGACACCACTTGGCGCACCGGATACCAGTAACTGACCCAACGCCAGTCATCAAACTCCGGATGGCCGGTGGCCCCCAGGTTAACCGCTGATTCGGGCGCGGTGAGTTGCAACAGGAACCACTTCTGTTTTTGGCCAATACATACCGGCGCCTGTTCCTTACGGACCATGCGCTTGGGCAGGCGATAACGCAGCCAATGGCGTGAAACGGTCAGGATCTTCACATCCTTGCGTTTCAGGCCCACTTCCTCCCAGAGCTCACGATACATGGCCTGTTCGGCCGATTCCCCGTCGTTGATACCGCCCTGGGGAAATTGCCAGGAGTGTTGGCCCCTTCTTCGGGCCCAGAGGACCTGGCCCTGCTGGTTGCAAATCACAATGCCGACATTTGGACGAAAACCGTCGTTATCGATCATGCCAGCCTCAAAAAAAGCATTATTGCCTGGATTGTTCCACAGATGCGGTTGACCAGCAAAGGAATTAGCGGCGGGGACACGCAACCGTTTCCCCATATGGCATCCTCAAAGATATTATCCACAACGGCAAACCGGATTCCATGCACAAATTCTGTGGACAACACTGTGAATACTCTGGTGAATTCTGCAAAGTTATCCAACCCAGGGTTCTTCGCAAACTTTAACAGAACCGAACAAAACAGCGTAAGGCCATGTTTTTAATTAATTTAAAGTTCATCTGCCGAAGACGTCAGACCATTGACAACTAAGGATCCTGCGATCTGGATGCTTCACCTCTGTGGATGACTCTCACCGCTCAGTAGTTAATCACTGGCAAATAATCCACAGAAGTGGGCCACTTTTTTCACACTCAACCTGTGACAGCTGTCTTGAATGGGGACTTATCCCAGTTTTTTGTGCATGAAAATGTGGATAGCAGGCCCATTGTCCCTGAACAAGCTGGCACTTTAACCAATGAATCACCAATAAGTCCTTATAGATCATTAAGTAAGAGATCATGAGCCATGTGCATAACAGCGCCGCCATCCAATGGGTAAAGATCGTACAGCCCAACAACGGCAAACAGGGTAAGATGCCGCCATGAACAGACCGCAGATCCACAGCCAGCCACCCGCCGACCTCGACAGCCTGATGCAGCGCGCCCACAGCCTGGCCGGCTACCGCCTGGCCGACTTAGGTCCCATCGCCGGCATAGGGGTGCCCAAGGACTTGAAAAGGGAAAAAGGCTGGATGGGTATGTTGCTGGAAATGCTGCTGGGGGCCGAGGCGGGCTCGAAGCCGGAGCCGGATTTCCCTTCCCTGGGTGTCGAGCTGAAAACCCTGCCGGTAGACCGCCACGGCAAGCCTCTGGAAAGCACCTTTGTGGCCGTGGCTCCCCTGGAGGGCTGGCAAGGGGTGCAATGGCACAACAGCCATGTACGCCATAAGCTCAGCTGCGTGCTGTGGATCCCCATACTGGCCGAACGCGGCCTGCCGCCCGCCGAACGGGTGGTGGCCACGCCTTTCTTGTGGCGTCCCAGCCTCGAACAGGAACAGGCCCTGCGCCAGGACTGGGAAGAGCTGGTCGAACTCCTGGCCTTGGGGCGTTTTCATGAGATCACTGCCTACAAGGGCCAGTTCCTGCAATTAAGACCCAAGGCCGCCCACGGCGCCGTCAAGGTATTGGCCTTGGACCAGGACGGCAACCAGGTCTCAGTTCAACCCAAAGGGTTTTACCTTCGAAGCCTCTTTACCCGGCAACTATTAGCCGACGCCTTTAACTTGGCATGAGAACCCACAAGTGATAATAATTATCACTAACAAGGAGTCCTCTCATGCTTTTACCTACTGGTGTGCGCCTGGGCCTGTTGTCGTTAGTGGCCCTCGCCTGGTGGCCTGTCCATCACTCCGATAGCTGGCTGGCCCATGGCTTCCTGGCGTCAGCCCTGATCTGCTTGCTGTTCAATCCGGTACTGGCGCTGCGGATCTGTGCGCCAGTACTGTGTTTAAGTACCCTCTTAAGCCTGATGCCCTGACAGCCCCCGCAAAGGGAGTTATGCTGATTTAACAAGCACCCAGGCAGTCAAGAGGTTG contains:
- the rppH gene encoding RNA pyrophosphohydrolase, with translation MIDNDGFRPNVGIVICNQQGQVLWARRRGQHSWQFPQGGINDGESAEQAMYRELWEEVGLKRKDVKILTVSRHWLRYRLPKRMVRKEQAPVCIGQKQKWFLLQLTAPESAVNLGATGHPEFDDWRWVSYWYPVRQVVSFKRDVYRRVMKEFSSLAMPFGRQDRKRA
- the ptsP gene encoding phosphoenolpyruvate--protein phosphotransferase, translated to MLTQLQRIVQQVNSAGSLDQAVAWLVGAICELMNTEVCSIYLADADAGLLQLVATQGLTLPPGTVCTLSYQEGLVGLVASKEEPINLADAQHHPAFKLIEELNEEVFQSFLGVPIIFRRRVLGVLTIQQRDARIFDSEEEACLVTLANQLAPALANVEERTRLLRAQTGWKRSAMGQAGAPGIGMGTCLVKIPSLTFEDLAEVTEADQALELKRFDDAVGSTQKTLRDLAKRLDLPSQTQGIFELYVQLLAPASLGDPVRALIRKGLSAEWALKAVIDETVDKFSAMEDSYLRERATDLKDVGLRLLQALSASQLTKAQPEGDLILVADEVSATMIAEVPKEQLKGIVSRRGSGHSHAAILARALGIPAVLGVSSLPLSALPGRRIIIDGYTGRCFIDPEPALEREYQRLIQEEASISKDILESAKGPALTLDGQRIKLYINAGLSADTDVAAGQGADGVGLYRTEVPFMLANRFPGEEEQFRLYSHVLSRYPGLPVTLRTLDVGGDKPLPYLPIKEDNPFLGWRGIRITLDQPDIFLIQLKAMLRAHQQQGNLQILLPMISSISEVDEAIRLLRQAHFELCDSLGDFPLPQVGVMVEVPAALYLLPALAGRVQFVSVGSNDLTQYLLAVDRNNPRVADLFSPFHPAVVQALAQIQRQCGELGLPVSVCGELAGEVMGITLLLALGYRQLSMNASQVARAKHLLKRLSLGELDDLKAAILDSKDADELSWQLHQPLSSAGFGHWLRAGR
- the mutH gene encoding DNA mismatch repair endonuclease MutH, giving the protein MNRPQIHSQPPADLDSLMQRAHSLAGYRLADLGPIAGIGVPKDLKREKGWMGMLLEMLLGAEAGSKPEPDFPSLGVELKTLPVDRHGKPLESTFVAVAPLEGWQGVQWHNSHVRHKLSCVLWIPILAERGLPPAERVVATPFLWRPSLEQEQALRQDWEELVELLALGRFHEITAYKGQFLQLRPKAAHGAVKVLALDQDGNQVSVQPKGFYLRSLFTRQLLADAFNLA